The stretch of DNA ctttttttttctcgACAAGCAAAATATATCTATTACTGAGAGGAACAGACAAGCCGAGAAATGATCTATTATAGATCATTTAGTGAGGAGCAGGCAGATgaggtcgccggcgaggccgCAATGCTCCGTCGTCTGACGGTCCATGTAGGCCATGGGAGACGCTTTGTGGACCGCCTTGAATGCGTTCTCGCATGTATCTCCTGCGCCCTTCGCCTCAGACACAATCTTCAACACATCAGCGTAGTCCCCAACGTGGAAGCTAGGGCCGGCGCCGTCGATGAGGTTGGCTGCAACAAGGACATGTGCCTTGACACATACATGCCACACTGGTGCCTCGGGTGTGCCCTGGTGTTTATAATCTAGGTCACAGATGGCCGCGGTGTTCTTTCTGATGGTGTCGGTGGCGATTTGCAGAGCAATGTTGGCGAGGTCATGCTCGGTGGATGCTTGGGCGCTCTTTGGGTTGCCCCTTAGCACGGCCATGCACAACGCAAAGTTATTGGTCTTCTTGCATGTGCGAGCGATGAAGTTGATGTCGGCGTGGGTGGCGGGGAGGCCATAGGACATGGCGGCAACTACAATGAGAACTATAGCTAAGGATGTTGCAATGCTTGCCGTTGTAGTTTACACTTTGTATGAACCTAGGCATTGCTGTGTTGATGTAATACATGGCGACTCTACATATCTATATATACACGGCACATGAGAGAAAATCATACTGATATGATACGCCTTAATGATGGTCTATTTGTTCTTTTTGCTAAAGGTAAGCGCATATCAAATGTGTAATAGTACCTGTGAATCAAATAGTGATGTAGTTATTAAATGTAGAATAAATGCATCAAATCAACAAATAAGTACCCCTACTTTCAATGAGCTTAGAATTCCCAAATTAATGTATCTTCTTTATGAGAGGAAAGATAAATTAATCTTTGATACTCCATAATCTAGATAGCAACAGATTAATCTAACCTAATTGAGCTGAATCGGTGCTTAACATGGAGTACATGTATTGAGGTGGCTAATCCATAGTTCCATACAGGCCTTGACTTCGGTAGAAGAAACGGTCCTCTAAATGTGGGGTTTCAGGAATTATAATCATCAGTAGAAGGTGATTTACATAGAAAAGGACAGTTTCGTCAACAAGGAAAGAGAGTTAACGCCACAGCGAAGGCGCGCATCACCTTCCAGTATTATTGGATACTAGagcgactgagggagtcctggactaagggatcctcgggcatccggcctgttagccaAGGGCctgactgatgggctgtgaagacacgaaggacgaagactgtacccgtgtccggataggactctccctggcgtggaaggcaagcttggcgatcaactATGAAGATTCATTTCTATGTAatcgactctatgtaaccctagatctccccggtgtctatataaaccgaagagtTTAGTCCGGAGGGgagatattcattaccatagtcatacaggctagacttctagggttttagccattatgatctcgtggtagatcaactcttgtaatacttatattcatcaagatcaatcaagcaag from Triticum urartu cultivar G1812 chromosome 3, Tu2.1, whole genome shotgun sequence encodes:
- the LOC125543165 gene encoding uncharacterized protein LOC125543165 gives rise to the protein MAFVRVKVWWAKMDALKLVTEGPSEGQEYRTPERIATSLAIVLIVVAAMSYGLPATHADINFIARTCKKTNNFALCMAVLRGNPKSAQASTEHDLANIALQIATDTIRKNTAAICDLDYKHQGTPEAPVWHVCVKAHVLVAANLIDGAGPSFHVGDYADVLKIVSEAKGAGDTCENAFKAVHKASPMAYMDRQTTEHCGLAGDLICLLLTK